The genomic DNA TAGGCTCTTCTTCTTTTTTACCTTGATTTTGAGTCCCTTCAGCCTTTTTTCCTTGGTTAGGGGTTCCCTCCGATTTTTTACCCTGATTAGATGAACCTTCTGCTTGTTGAGCTATTTGCAATTGTTGTTGAGCTTTACTTTTCTTAACCAACAATAGAGATGCAGGGAAAGCTGAATTTTTAAATTCAAAATCAACATCTTGGGATTTATCTCCCATTAAAGGGGCTTTTAGTTGGAGTGTTGTAATTTTTTCATGATATTGATTTTCAGAGTATTTGTTAACATTATTTGGTTTTTTAGCTAACTCAATTTTTATCATTGAGTTAGCCTTTGTGATTTTACTTTTATCTAGTTTTAGGAGATAAAAAGCTCCTTTTTGATAATCATCATTATTTTTTAGTTCAAGATTTTTTAATTGTTGTCCTCTTGTATTTATTTGAGAAATGTCGAAAACTTGAGGACCTAAATTAGATTTTTTCTGTTGAGATTGTGGGATTGATGAAGATGATGAAGAAGTTGAGGAGGATGAAGAGGAACCACTACTTACTCGAGAAACTTGCAAAGTTTGTTGTTGTGGATTTTGATCCTCCTTATTTAATGGGAAAATCTTATAGATTTTGCAATTTGGGTCATATTCCATTGTTACGTCTTTTATTCCAGTTCCACTATCTGCTCTTGAATATTCAAAATATCTGCATCAATACTTTTTTTCCCCAAAAATTTGTTTACTTTTTAAGTTTTCTTCCCTTTTTTTCTTGATTTCTTCCAATTTACTCTTAACTTGACTTCCCTGCTCCTGTACTTGAGACTCCTGTTGTTGCTGCTGTTGTTCTTGTTGCTTGGCCTGTTGAAGTTGCTTAGCAACTTCTTCAGCCTTAGTAATGATATCTTCCGGAATGTGTGGTATTCCAGTATCGAATAAATCTTCAACTGCCTGAACTAGAAAGAATTCTCCATCAAAAGTCATGATGGAGGTATAGTAAGTATTTAAAAGATGAGTTCCTATACCAGCTCCACTAGGAGCTAGTAAGAGAGAGGCAGCTAATTTAGCTCCCCTTCAGAGAGCCAATTTAGTTGGTTATCTCTTTAAACTAGAGAGTTCTTTATAGAAGAATATTATTTTCTTCTAAGAACTTGGTAGTTAATCTAACTATTTCTTCTTCTGTAGAAAGTTCTAGAGCTTTTTCAGCCAACTTTTGAATTTCACTGAAGTGAACATTATTAAGAACTCTCTTAATAATTGGGATTGAAGGAGCTGACATTGAAAGAGTTTCAATTCCCAAACCTACTAGAAGAATAGCTGAATGAGCTGAACTAGCCATTTCACCACACACACTCACATCTATTCCAGCTTCCTTAGCTGACTTAGCAACCATACCAATTAATTTCAGAATAGCTGGGGAATTAGGTTGGTAAAGGAAATTAATATTTTCGGACATTCTGTCCACAGCATTTGTGTATTGGATTAAGTCATTCGAGCCAATAGAAAAGAAGTCAGCTACTTTAGCTAACTTATCTGAAATAAGTGCAGCTGAAGGAACTTCAATCATTAATCCTACAGGAATATCTGAAGGAATAGGATATCCTTCAGATTCAAGTTGAATTTTTACCTGTTCAACTAGATATTTAGCTTCCATAAATTCTTCAAATGTAGTTATCATTGGGAACATAATTTTTATTTTTCCTTCACAACTAGCTCTAAGGATAGCTCTTAATTGAGTTATGAAAGAATCTTTTTCTTTCAAACTCATTCTTATAGCTCTATAACCAAGGAATGGGTTAGCTTCCTTAGGGAATGTGTAGTAATTTAATGTTTTATCTCCCCCTATATCTAGTGTTCTTATAGTTAAGGTTTCATTTTCACTTAACTCAGTAAGAGTAGTCTTATAAGCTTCATACTGAGTTTCTTCTGAAGGTCATTCAGGACTCTTCATATAAAGAAACTCGGTTCTAAATAAACCTACTCCTCTTCCTCCGAACTCTCTAACTTTTTTCATATCAGAAGGTTGACCAATATTTCCTAATATTTTTATTTCCTTTCCATCAAGTGTTTGGCACTTCTTAGTCTTATATTCTTCCCATATTTTCTTAGTTTCTTCAAATTTCTTCTCTCTTTCTCGGAATTCCTTTAGAAGTGGATCTTCTTCTGAAGAGAAGCCATGATACACAAATCCTGTTTGTGTATCTAGAGCTATTATTTCTCCATTTTCTACTTGAGAAGTAATATTTTGGGCTGAAACTATAGCTGGGAATCCCATAGTTTTAGCCATAATAGCTGAGTGACTTGTTACTCCTCCAACTTCAGTAACAAACCCCTTAATAAATTTCTTATTTAGTAGTGATGTTTCGCTAGGAGTCAAGTCATTAGCAAGTACTATACATTCACTATCTATTTCACTTAAATTACTTCGTTCTACATTCAAGACTATTGTTAATAGTCTTTCTTTCAAGTCTCTCATGTCTGCAGCTCTTTCTCGGAAGTATCTATCTTCCATATTTTCAAAAATATTTACATATTTGTCATAAGCTGTTTTAATTGCTCACGCAAGTGAGCAATTCTCTTCATAAAGAATATTCTTTATTTCTTCTCTTATTTCTTCATCTTTCATTAATTCTTTGTGAGCTCTAAAAATATCTGCTTTTTCCTCGGAGATATTTTTAGAAGCTAATTCAATTAAATTGTCAATTTGCTTAATAGCTTTTTCTTCCACACTTTGGAAGTAGTAGTATTCATTTTCAGGACTAGTATCAGATTCTTTCTTGAATACTAACTCTTCTTTCTTGAATATGTAAGCCTTACCTACAACTACCCCTTCCCCAATTCCTAATCCTTTGATAAATTTAGACATCTATATTAATTTAAATAAATTAACTTTTATTTTCTTCTAATATTTCTTTTTCTGGGGAAGGGAAATATTTTTCCATTCACTGAGAAATATTAGAAGAAATGATATTGCTTATATCTTTTACTTCTACTTCTTTTCCATATTGTTTTTTAATTCTTCCAATTAAAAAAGAAGTAAGTCTGTCTGGTCTATCGGCCAATTTGTGTAATTCTTGATTTTGTTCTGAAAGAACAGACTCACAGAAACCAATAATTTCTTGTTTCTCTATTTTTGGAGAATCCAAATAGTAAGTTACAACTGACTTAATATTTGGATTATTTCCTATTAATTTTTTGCAACTTTCTCTGATCTTTAAGTTATTGAATTTAAAGTCTCTCCCAAATTCTTTTAATTTAAGGGCTTTAAGTAATTGATTTAGAAAATCTATTAAATTCTTTACTTTTGAGATTTTTCCTCCAACGGAGTTAAAAATCTTTAAAGCAAAGAAAGCATTAGATCACTCACCTAATACTTCCCTTACTTGAAGGCAACTTCTAAAGAATTCATAATTATCAATTATTTCTTCTTGTTCTCTAGAAGCTAATGAGCTTTCCTGTATGGATTCAAATAGTGAAACAAGTTTGTGAGACTCACAATCTTTAGTTATTTTCTTTATCTCTTTATCACTTAACTTAATTGTTGGAATACAACTTTCAGGAACAAGTAGATAATCTTCACTACTTGTTTTCTTTCTCATAACAATTAGTTCAGCTTTTTTGTCATCTCACTTAAATGTTTTGTCTTCAAATAAATCTCTATCTTTATTTTTTATTTGCTCCAAGAAATATTCTTGGACTGCAGGAATAGCGTCGGCTATCGCTCTAAGAGAAGCTAAATTTTTCACTTCTGCTCTTCCAGTTAATGGTTTATTTTTATCTCCCTCAAGTGAAATATTTAAGTCAACTCTGAAATTACCATGTTCCATTTCAGCTTTAGAGATATTTAAGTAGAAAAGAAGGAATCTTATTCACTTAATACACTCTAGAACTTCCTCGGAAGTTCTAAGTTCCGGTTCAGTTGCAATTTCAACTAGTGGATTACCTAATCTTTCTGGAAGAAGAATGTGCACATTTTCTTCTTCTCCTTCTCCATGTGCTGCAGTATCTTCCTCTAGGGATACTGCAGAAATTCCTATTTTCTTAATTGATTTAGGTAAAAAAACATATCCCTTTTTAGCGAAGGGATTTTGTTTTTGAGTTATTTGATATCCCTTAGGAAGATCGAAGTAGAAATATGATTTTCTGACAAATTCAATTTCTGAAGGAATTTCTACATTCAAAGCTTTTGAAAGCTTTAGAACTAATCTAATTGCCTCAGTATTTATTTGAGGTAATGTTCCTAAAAGTCCGAGAGAAGTAAATGAAGAAGAAGTTACTGGAATATTTACAAAAGCTTTCCTTTCAGTAAGAAGAGTTGCATGAATTTCTAATCCCATCTTTAACCTAAAGCTAACTTTGGGAGTAGCTTTAGGTTTCTTAACAGTATTAGAAGAGGTAGTGGAAGAAGTTACAGCAGGAATATCTTTACTACTAGAAGAAGTCTTAGTAGACTTAGTAGTTCTTTTACTTTTAGAAGTTAAAGACACTTAACTTCTAAATAATTCCACTTTTTTCTAGAAAAGATACTACAGAGAGAAGATATTTATCTTCTCTGTAATTAGAAATTAAGTGAAGCCCCATAAATACCTTAGAAGAATCTAACTTTGATTTATAGTGAAGTCAAGGTATAGAAATAGCTGGAAGCCCGCAGAAGTTAGCTAATAGAACTAGTGACTGAAAACTATCTTTGAAATAAATAGGAGAATAAGTTTTTGAAAGAGGAGCTATATCTTCTGTTGTGGGAGAAATAATTATTTCTCCCCTAGAAAGTAATTCAGAAAGTCTCTTCTTATAAAGAGAAATTATTTTTCTAGCCTTTTTATATATATTTACTCTATTATCTCCATATAAAAAGAAGAAACCTAGTAAGTGTCTTCTTTTTACTTCTGAGCCCATTTTGGCTCTAATTTTCTCACTATCATAGGAATAGTAGGTACTTACTTTTAGTAGTTTTAATCTACTATCTTCTTCTTGCTTTTTCTTTTTAGATATATTGTCTTCATAATAATCACCCCTAATTCAGGGGTTGACTATCCCACTTAGAGATAAATAATGAGTAACTAACTCACTAAATGCAACAATCTTATATATAAGTTCTGTTAAATAGATTGGAGGTCAATCTATTGTTGAAACTGAAACAGTTGTATTTGGGGCAAATCTAAGTCTTCCAAGTAATCTTTGAAATTCTTTTCTTATTTTCTTTTCCCTCTTATTAAAAGGTCTATTTCCAGCCTCAGAAGCTTCCTTAATGGCTACAAAAGTAATTTTTTTTATATTTTTGTGATTTTTAGGAAGCTTTTCTAAAGCTTCCAGAGGATTCTTTATATTTAGTGGATAATATGATTTTTTTACTGTCTTTATTGTTGTTAAGTCTGCCGGATCAGGAGCAGAAATAACACTAAGAACTTTAGCTATTGTCTCTACAGAATGAGCCATTATAGAGGGGGTATCTAATAATGTGCAGAGAGGGAGAATTCCCTCTCTAGAAACTAATCCAAATGATGGTTTGAATCCATATAAAGAGTTATAGGAAGCTGGAACTCTAGCCGATCCTCCTGTATCAGTAACAATTGAAAAGTCAATTAATTTTTTAGAAAGAAGATAAGCTGATCCTGAACTTGATCCTCCTATAACTCTCTTTGGAGAGAGTGGTTGAGTAATTCTACCTTTATGCCCAAAGACTCCTGCAGCTCCCATCCCAAATTCATCTAGAGATGAAGTTATTAAGTGAATAGCTTTTGTTTTTGACAAAAGCTCATGAATGGTAGAAGATTTTGGGGGATAATGATCTGGATTTACTAGTGCACTGGAAGAGCCAGTGCACTGACTATCTTTTATATATATTGAATTCTTTAGAGAGTAAGTTAGATAGTTTATTGAGGGAGAATTCGAATGAAAAAGAGTATTAAAAAATCTAGATCACTTTGTGGACTTTAAAGTTTTTGATACTAATTTTTTTCAATCAGAAGGACCTTCAATTGCCTCATCAGGAATTGAGGATAGTAATTTCCAGTCATAACCTCAAAGGATTCTCCAGAGTTTACTTTCTCTTCTTTGTTTTATTTTGGTGTTTTTTTAGACTTTTTTAAAAACTTGAAAAACTAAATCTAGCGAAGCACTCTAAAGTACTAAAAAATAATTAAAAGTGAAAGAAACTTCTTTAAAGTTTCTAAATCTTTTTTCCTAAAAACTTATCTAATTCATCTAGTGTTAGTTCTTCATGAGAGTGAAAATCTTTAGCTACTTCATCATTAATGGGCATATTGTAGATATCTAAAAGATCGTTTTGCATGGATTCAATTAATTTAACTGTGTCATTAATCTCTTCTTCACTTGCGGAAAGTTGAAGAGATTCAGATCCCTTTATAAGTATTTCTCTTATCTTTTTAGGGTCTAAGAAAAGAGGGGAACCTTTCCCCCTCTCCTCTGACAAACTAGTACATTAACTTAAAGTTTTCTAACTAAAAGTTAAATGTGAAGATGTCTTTAACTTGTCCGGAAACAAATTCCTTAAACTTCTTTGAAGCTTTCAATCTTGGAACTTCTTTTTCAGGAATATCAATCTTTGCCTTAGTTTGAGGATTAATACCTGTTCTTGCAGATCTTTTTACAACTTCAAAAGAACCAAATTCAAGAACATTAACTTTTCCTTCCTTCTTTAGGTTTTCAAGAATTAGATATTGATATTCTCTTAAAACACTAGCAACATTATTTTGAGTGCAACCACACTTATCCGCTAGGTGCTTTATTAATTCGTCTTTCTTCAACATTAGAACTTAACTATTTCTTAGCAGCTGGCAACTTACTTTCAGAAGCAGCTTCCTTTAGTTTCTTTGAGAAAGAAAACTTAGCAACATTAGCTGCTGGAATAACCATAGGTTCTTTTGTCATAAAGTTAACTCCTTTTCTTTCAGGTCTTCTTGAAATTTTGATTTTTCCAATTTCAAGAACATTAACTTCTCCTTGTTCTTTCATTTCTGCAATTGTAATTGCTTGGTAAGCTTTTAGAACTGAATCGATTTGATCTTTTGTCAATCCGGTTTCTCCGGAAATCTTCACTAATAATTCTAACTTTGTCATTACAGAAATTATTATAGCATAAAGATTTTTTGAATTATCTTTTTTTGTAATAAATCTTTAGTGGAGAGTATCTCAAATTGAAGTAATTTCTGAATTGAGTTTCCACTAATCTCATCTGTTGTGTAGTGATATTGTCAGGATTTGAGCATTGAATAATAAATGTTGGAATTGAAGACTTTACCTGAGAAATATTTTCCAGTGTAATAGTCTTCTTAGCCCCTAGTAAGAGCAAATTAGCTCTTCCTAAGAAGCTAGATAATTGTCCTGCAGGAAATAATCTAGATATCTCTGCCTGAACAATAGACAGAGCTTTAAATACATTTTCAAGCTTCTTGGAATACATTGCACTAATAAAAATAATTGGAGCTCATGGAAGAAAGTAGAACTTCTTTCTTACTTGAGCTTCAAATTCTTTTTGCTTTTGCTGACAGTCAGGATGGTAGCTCATTAAGTCCCACTTATTAGCTACTATGACTACAGGTAAGTTAGATTCAAATATTTCTTTAGCTACCTTCTCATCCAAGTGATTTATTGGTTGAGAAGGATCTATAACAAATAAAAGAATATTTGCTGCCTTTATAGCTTTTTTAGATCTGACTCAGCAAAGATGATCTAATTCTTCATTTCTAAGTCCTTCTTTTTTCATCTTTTTTCATCCAGGACTATCTATTAATAAATAAGTTTTCCCATTATGAGAAATACTGTATTCAACTAGGTCTACAGTAGTTCCCTCTATTGGGGATACTATTATTGCATTACTTGAGAGTAATGCGTTGGCTAAAGAAGACTTACCTACATTTACTTTTCCAACTATCCCTAACTTAACTTCAGTATCTTCTTCAATTAATTCTTCTTCTAACTCTCTTTGTTGCTTTTCGTCTCCGAGAATAAAGTTACAAATCTTATCTATTAATTCATATATATTGATATCGTGCTCTGCAGATATCAATATAGGAGAACCAAAACCTAGAGAGTTAGCATGTTCTTTTCATCTACCTTCTTCTTTATTGGAATCTATTTTGTTAGCTGCCAGTATTACTGGACAGTTAGCATATCTATGTATTAATTTAGATAGTTTTCACTCTACTGCCCTAATTCCATCTACTTTGGAAAACATAAAGAGAATAATTGTTGATTCTTTCAATTGATTAATCAATAATTGATTAATCTCACTTTGAAAGTTTGGAGACAACTCTTCAGAGTAACCTCCACTATCAATTAGTATTACTTCATGTTGATCTTTCAACTTAGTTTTTCTCATAACTAAGTCTCTAGTGATAGACTTTCTATTCAAAACAATAGAATGTCTATCTCCTATAAGTCTGTTAAATAATTGGGATTTACCTACATTTGTAGCACCAACTATTAGTACTTTAGGTAATTTCTTATCTCTTCTTGTTGACATTATCTAACCAGTATTTAACTCCCCCTTAAAAGGTTAAAGGGGGGATATCCCCCTAAAGACTAATTGACAAATTCTTCTTTGATTTCTAAATACTTCTCTAATTGAAGTATTAATTTACTTCTATATTTTTCCAACCTTTCCGATCTATCCCAACTGAAACTTAGTTGTCAAGAATAAAAAGTAGCTACAAATGCAAAGTCAACTAATATTTCGGCATCTAACTTTAGAAGCTCAGCTAGTTGAACTATTTTTTCCTTAGAAAGCTGAGCTTCTTTAGCGAAATTACCATATTCTCAATAAATAGTATTTAGTCTTGCTCATTCATAATCTATGAGAACTAATTTTTCATTTCCTTCCTCATCCTCAGAGTGAATTAAGTTTTTGAGACTTATATCATTGTGAGTCAATACTCTCGGAAGATCTTTATGTTTTTCTATTAGCTCTTTATAGATAGGGAAATATTTTTGATATTCTTCCCTATCTTTATCTATTTTTGAGGAAAAATCAAAATGATCATGTAACTCTATATTTCCCAGTTGATCACTGGGAACTGAGTGATATTTACTTGCTAACTCAATAACTTTTTTGAGTGTTTTTTTATCAATAAATCTTGCTTTGAGCTGATCTCCTTCAACTCAGTCATAAATGGCATTTCCAGTTGACTCATCATAGTAGATTAAGTAAGGATCTTTTATTAACTTAAGTACTTCACACTCATTCTTTCTAGAAATAAGGTGATTATTTTCAGCTATTCTTACCTTAAATGTCTTTCCCTCTAGTAGGGTTATTTTGAATATTTGATTAGAAAACCCTACTAATATCTTTTTGAAACTTCTAATTTGAGATCTATATTTAGGAAAATGGTCAAGGAAAAATTTCTTTGCTATTTCCTTAGCCATTTCCTACTTAGTTATTTTTCTACATTCTTTGACTAATAACTCACAAAGATTATTAGAAGTTATTAGTCAACCTGAAGATACATAGTATTTCAGTATTTCACTAGGAGAAGGATTTTCAGTAATTTTTAATTTCACTTCTCCTTCTTTAATACGTTCAATTACTGAAGAATATCTCTTATTTATTTGCATAGCTCCATCTCGTAAATTTACGAGAATGGAGTGAGCATCTACAGTAACAAAAACCTCAGTAGGACCAATTATTCTTACTCTTAGTGGTTGATTGGGATCCAGAACTGGATTCATTTTGAATCTCTCATGTCTAGGTCTCTCCATCTTAGGGATCTGTATTTTATTAAAATTTTAAATTTTGAAGTTATTGTTTTTCAATATCTAATTGAAAAACTCTCAAACTATTTTCAAATACTGTTTTCTTTACTTCAATTAATTTCAGATTTTTTCAATCTGAAATTAATCTCAAAATAGCTCTGCAAACACATTGATTCTGAGCCAAATAAGGAGAATCACTCTCAACTAACACTTTTTTAATATCTATTCACTTTATTAATTCCCTAAATTTAGAAAAATTCCTAAAAACTAGTGGGGAGAATGAAATAAATCATTCTCCATCTAGTGATAGGAATTGTTTTAATTCATCCATATTTCCATCAAAAGAATGAATTATTCCCCTTAAATTGGAATACTCTCTAAGTATTTTTAGTGCTTCACTATAAGCATTTCTTAAGTGAAGCACTAAAGGTAATTTATTTCTAATAGATAATTCAATGTATTCTCTAAATCACTTCTTTTGAATTTCCCAGTCTTCTGGGGAATTGGTTTTAAAGAAATCTAAACCAACTTCCCCAATAGCTACTATTTTTTCTCTATTCTTATTTATCAAGTCTTGCAGACTTGACAAAACTTCTTCTTTCTTTTCTAGACTATCTAGATAAAGGGGATGAACTCCTACAGCAGCAAATACATTAGAAAACTCTCTAGATTGCTTTACTACTACACTTGATTCTGCAAGTGTAGTAGCTACATTTAAATAGAAGAAAGAAGATTCAAATAGAATTCGCTTTCTAAGCTCTAAATTATTTTCAATATGACTAAGGTGAATGTGAGTTTCAAATACTCTATTCTCCTTAGTCAATTAGAAAATAATAATTATTGTATTAGTGATAAGTAGGACTATTTAATACTTATTTAAATATCTCTAAACCTTACAGTTATTATCCCCTACATTTACATAAGTCCTTTAATTCTATTTCTAAGATCATGCCCTACTTATCACTAATAATTCTTTTAGTTGATAGTAGGGTATTAGATCTAGATAGGATATATCTTTCTGAAATCAGAAAGAGATGACCTAAAAAAAATATACTTCCCATTTATACTAAGTCAGACTTATCTTTAGGAGTTAAACATAAGAACTCCTTTAACTTGCTTCAGCCAAGTTCAAGGAGAAAACTAATTAAGTTAATTAGAGAAGAAATTGAAAAGTCTGACTTAGATGACAAAGAGAGAACTAATTCCGCTATTGTTATGGGAGGAGCCAATAGCGGAAAATCTAGCTTTATTAATTTACTAGTAGGAAGAAAAAAAGCTAAAAAATCTCCAGAGCCCGGAACTACTCGGGCTCTTTCTAGACACAAAATTCCCTCAACTAACTTAATAATTTATGACAGTCCTGGAATTTTTCCCCCAAATTTGGGAAGAAATTCCAAAACACTCTTTCAACTCTTAAACTTTCTCCCTTCAACTCCAGACTCTAGAGAAAATTACTCAGAATGAGCTTTTGAATATCTCAAAGAGAACTATCCAGAAAAAATAGTTCTCTTAAGTTCTAACGAAAATCAAGAAAGTTTAGAGAGCTATGATAGTTTCATAAGATCGTTAGCTGAAAAATATAAATTACTAGAAAAGAAAGGGGAACTTTCTTTATTTAGAGCTGAACAAAAATTTGTTGAGCTCATAAGAAAAGGAGCTATTGGAAGAATCACTTGAAAGATATATAATAGCTAAAAATTAGAACAGTTTTTTTAGCTATTATTCTCTTTCCTAGCTAAATAAAAAGGTCGTGATAAGAATCACTAAAGATAAAGATAGATTCTCTAATCACATTAGAGGAAAAAGTCATTTTTTCAGCCTTAAATTGGCTGAAAAAAGTATGCACCAATCTTTGAGCTTTTACTACAGAAAATATTGCTCAAAGAATGAAGCATTCAATAAACACAAAGAGAAGATACTTACAGCTTCTCTGTTTTTATTGACTACTTCTTCATTCTTATATAAGAAAAAGGAAGAAAGTCTCTGTACATTTCACTGAAGAAATTATTTAAAAATATTTTCTAGAAAGGAAGTTGTTCACTTCCTTTTCTGCGCAATACTTTATCTAATAGAGTATGACTACTTCGGAAAAGAAGATAAGAAATTAATAAAAGAATCTATAAAGAAACACTGAAAAGATTCTTTACCTTCTTTTGAGGAAGCTTATCTTCTTTTAATAATTAAGAAAAACACTAATCAAAATGATTTGTGCTTACTTGGAATAAGCTCAGAAAAATACTCTAAATTAGTTTCACTTGCTCTTCAATTATCTGAAATTATTAGATATGAAATTTCAGAAGACTATTCAAAAGTATTGAATTTAATTGAAATTTCAGATGATTGAAAAGAGAGAATGGCAGAGATATTTGGATTCAAATCCGAATATATCTCTTTTCTTTATTTTGTAAATTTAAGAAGAAAGAATAAAAAAGGATTACAGAATAGTTTCATTAAGTTTTGCTGTTGAGTTTCCTTTCTTTTTTCAAGATAAACTAGATTAAGTAATGGCTTCAAAGAAAAAGAAAGTAAATTCAAGAGAAAGATCCAGAAAGAAAGAGCTAAAAAAAGAAAAAATTAGATATGAACTTAGAAGAAAAGTTAAGAAGTCTATTAAGAAACAAATATCTAATCTTTTCCCTGTAGCTTCAAGAGCTTCTGAAGAAGTTATTAGTCCGAAATTACTTCTAGAAAAGAAAAAAGCTCTTTCAGAGCTTTACAAGACTCTTGATAGCAAGCAAAGTAAGGGGTTAATAACTAAAGGAAGAGTTAATAGACTTAAGTCAAGATGTACTATCAAATTCAATAAATTGTTCCTAAATCAAGAGTCTAAAAATACCTAAAAGGGTTAATTAGTTAAAAAAGAGGAGGTTGTCTGCCTCCTCTTTTATTTCCCCATTTCTAGGAATTGGTTTTGTTCTACTCGTTTTCTGGTATATTTCCAGAAAAAAGAGTAGAGAAGAAACTAGTAAGAAGGGAAATAAAAATGATCTCTGATATTTAGTAAAAGAATATTTAAAAGTAACTGATAGACAAGGTTACAGAATAGTTGACTTAACTTTTTATTCAAGAGCGAATACAATTTCGTTCTTGAGAGAGCAAATACTAGAAAATAAAGAGTTTTTAGAGAAAAGGAGAGAAAAACTCTTTAAT from Mycoplasma suis str. Illinois includes the following:
- a CDS encoding HU family DNA-binding protein, with amino-acid sequence MLKKDELIKHLADKCGCTQNNVASVLREYQYLILENLKKEGKVNVLEFGSFEVVKRSARTGINPQTKAKIDIPEKEVPRLKASKKFKEFVSGQVKDIFTFNF
- a CDS encoding aspartyl/glutamyl-tRNA amidotransferase subunit B, with amino-acid sequence MSLTSKSKRTTKSTKTSSSSKDIPAVTSSTTSSNTVKKPKATPKVSFRLKMGLEIHATLLTERKAFVNIPVTSSSFTSLGLLGTLPQINTEAIRLVLKLSKALNVEIPSEIEFVRKSYFYFDLPKGYQITQKQNPFAKKGYVFLPKSIKKIGISAVSLEEDTAAHGEGEEENVHILLPERLGNPLVEIATEPELRTSEEVLECIKWIRFLLFYLNISKAEMEHGNFRVDLNISLEGDKNKPLTGRAEVKNLASLRAIADAIPAVQEYFLEQIKNKDRDLFEDKTFKWDDKKAELIVMRKKTSSEDYLLVPESCIPTIKLSDKEIKKITKDCESHKLVSLFESIQESSLASREQEEIIDNYEFFRSCLQVREVLGEWSNAFFALKIFNSVGGKISKVKNLIDFLNQLLKALKLKEFGRDFKFNNLKIRESCKKLIGNNPNIKSVVTYYLDSPKIEKQEIIGFCESVLSEQNQELHKLADRPDRLTSFLIGRIKKQYGKEVEVKDISNIISSNISQWMEKYFPSPEKEILEENKS
- the ptsP gene encoding phosphoenolpyruvate--protein phosphotransferase yields the protein MSKFIKGLGIGEGVVVGKAYIFKKEELVFKKESDTSPENEYYYFQSVEEKAIKQIDNLIELASKNISEEKADIFRAHKELMKDEEIREEIKNILYEENCSLAWAIKTAYDKYVNIFENMEDRYFRERAADMRDLKERLLTIVLNVERSNLSEIDSECIVLANDLTPSETSLLNKKFIKGFVTEVGGVTSHSAIMAKTMGFPAIVSAQNITSQVENGEIIALDTQTGFVYHGFSSEEDPLLKEFREREKKFEETKKIWEEYKTKKCQTLDGKEIKILGNIGQPSDMKKVREFGGRGVGLFRTEFLYMKSPEWPSEETQYEAYKTTLTELSENETLTIRTLDIGGDKTLNYYTFPKEANPFLGYRAIRMSLKEKDSFITQLRAILRASCEGKIKIMFPMITTFEEFMEAKYLVEQVKIQLESEGYPIPSDIPVGLMIEVPSAALISDKLAKVADFFSIGSNDLIQYTNAVDRMSENINFLYQPNSPAILKLIGMVAKSAKEAGIDVSVCGEMASSAHSAILLVGLGIETLSMSAPSIPIIKRVLNNVHFSEIQKLAEKALELSTEEEIVRLTTKFLEENNILL
- a CDS encoding phosphotransferase, which produces MAKEIAKKFFLDHFPKYRSQIRSFKKILVGFSNQIFKITLLEGKTFKVRIAENNHLISRKNECEVLKLIKDPYLIYYDESTGNAIYDWVEGDQLKARFIDKKTLKKVIELASKYHSVPSDQLGNIELHDHFDFSSKIDKDREEYQKYFPIYKELIEKHKDLPRVLTHNDISLKNLIHSEDEEGNEKLVLIDYEWARLNTIYWEYGNFAKEAQLSKEKIVQLAELLKLDAEILVDFAFVATFYSWQLSFSWDRSERLEKYRSKLILQLEKYLEIKEEFVN
- a CDS encoding amidase family protein, with product MKQRRESKLWRILWGYDWKLLSSIPDEAIEGPSDWKKLVSKTLKSTKWSRFFNTLFHSNSPSINYLTYSLKNSIYIKDSQCTGSSSALVNPDHYPPKSSTIHELLSKTKAIHLITSSLDEFGMGAAGVFGHKGRITQPLSPKRVIGGSSSGSAYLLSKKLIDFSIVTDTGGSARVPASYNSLYGFKPSFGLVSREGILPLCTLLDTPSIMAHSVETIAKVLSVISAPDPADLTTIKTVKKSYYPLNIKNPLEALEKLPKNHKNIKKITFVAIKEASEAGNRPFNKREKKIRKEFQRLLGRLRFAPNTTVSVSTIDWPPIYLTELIYKIVAFSELVTHYLSLSGIVNPWIRGDYYEDNISKKKKQEEDSRLKLLKVSTYYSYDSEKIRAKMGSEVKRRHLLGFFFLYGDNRVNIYKKARKIISLYKKRLSELLSRGEIIISPTTEDIAPLSKTYSPIYFKDSFQSLVLLANFCGLPAISIPWLHYKSKLDSSKVFMGLHLISNYREDKYLLSVVSFLEKSGII
- the der gene encoding ribosome biogenesis GTPase Der encodes the protein MSTRRDKKLPKVLIVGATNVGKSQLFNRLIGDRHSIVLNRKSITRDLVMRKTKLKDQHEVILIDSGGYSEELSPNFQSEINQLLINQLKESTIILFMFSKVDGIRAVEWKLSKLIHRYANCPVILAANKIDSNKEEGRWKEHANSLGFGSPILISAEHDINIYELIDKICNFILGDEKQQRELEEELIEEDTEVKLGIVGKVNVGKSSLANALLSSNAIIVSPIEGTTVDLVEYSISHNGKTYLLIDSPGWKKMKKEGLRNEELDHLCWVRSKKAIKAANILLFVIDPSQPINHLDEKVAKEIFESNLPVVIVANKWDLMSYHPDCQQKQKEFEAQVRKKFYFLPWAPIIFISAMYSKKLENVFKALSIVQAEISRLFPAGQLSSFLGRANLLLLGAKKTITLENISQVKSSIPTFIIQCSNPDNITTQQMRLVETQFRNYFNLRYSPLKIYYKKR
- a CDS encoding HU family DNA-binding protein, whose protein sequence is MTKLELLVKISGETGLTKDQIDSVLKAYQAITIAEMKEQGEVNVLEIGKIKISRRPERKGVNFMTKEPMVIPAANVAKFSFSKKLKEAASESKLPAAKK